One segment of Mycolicibacterium sp. YH-1 DNA contains the following:
- a CDS encoding MCE family protein encodes MKANLTGIVWRLTAFLTVCGVGAFVLLIVFAQLRFNDQATYRAEFVNISGLESGNFVRIAGVEVGKVRDISVNVENHAVVEFSVDDSVVLTDGTKALVRYDNLIGGRYMELQEGPGSLQRIDVGQTIPVTRTEPALDLDALIGGFRPLFRALDPEAMNALTGQLIQALQGQGPTIGSLLAHTASLTDTMANRDELIGQVIANLNTVLGSLGEHSGEFDSAVDSLSQLVDGLAARKVDISDSIASTNAAAAGIGDLLIRARPSVKNVVAQADRVTSTVLADTDYVDDLLNTLPDTYRALNRMALYGDYFSFYLCDAILKLNGKGGQPVYVKVAGQDTGRCAPK; translated from the coding sequence GTGAAAGCCAACCTGACCGGCATCGTGTGGCGCCTGACCGCGTTCCTGACCGTCTGCGGCGTCGGCGCATTCGTGCTCCTCATCGTGTTCGCGCAGTTGCGGTTCAACGATCAGGCGACCTACCGCGCGGAGTTCGTCAACATCAGCGGACTGGAGAGCGGCAACTTCGTCCGCATCGCCGGAGTCGAGGTGGGCAAGGTGAGGGACATCTCCGTCAACGTCGAGAACCACGCGGTGGTCGAGTTCTCGGTCGACGACTCGGTTGTGCTCACCGATGGCACGAAAGCGCTTGTTCGGTACGACAATCTGATCGGCGGGCGATACATGGAACTGCAGGAGGGGCCGGGGAGCCTGCAGCGAATCGATGTCGGACAGACGATTCCGGTGACTCGGACGGAGCCTGCGCTGGACCTGGACGCGCTCATCGGTGGGTTTCGCCCGCTGTTTCGCGCGCTCGATCCCGAGGCGATGAACGCGCTGACTGGCCAGCTGATTCAGGCGCTCCAGGGGCAGGGGCCGACAATCGGCTCGCTTCTGGCACATACGGCGTCGTTGACCGACACTATGGCCAACCGGGATGAACTGATCGGTCAGGTCATCGCGAATCTGAACACGGTGCTGGGATCGCTCGGCGAGCACAGTGGCGAGTTCGACAGCGCGGTCGACTCACTGTCGCAACTGGTCGATGGGCTCGCTGCGCGCAAGGTTGACATCAGTGACAGCATCGCCTCCACCAACGCGGCCGCGGCGGGCATCGGGGACCTGCTCATCCGCGCGCGACCGAGTGTCAAGAACGTTGTCGCTCAGGCAGATCGGGTGACGAGCACGGTCCTCGCCGACACGGACTACGTCGACGACCTACTCAACACTCTGCCCGACACCTACCGGGCGCTCAACCGGATGGCGCTGTACGGCGACTACTTCTCGTTCTACCTCTGTGACGCGATCCTGAAACTCAACGGCAAGGGCGGGCAGCCTGTGTATGTGAAGGTGGCTGGCCAGGACACCGGGCGGTGCGCCCCGAAATGA
- a CDS encoding MCE family protein — MDTRPGQHRIPPALWALILMVTILALVLMTALLFTGKFNSVVPVTVTAERSGLVMESGAKVRMRGVKVGRVAGVEGTDPVRLKLELLPEMTAFIPANVQAEIQATTAFGAKYVDLIYPADPSADRIGAGAVVVSRNVTAEVNTVFQNLVEVLHRVDPPKLNATLTALAEGVRGQGQRMGEATTAANTVLRELNPRMQTAQEDWRAVREFGDTYNAAAEDILDVLDASSTLSETVTRNASEIDTLLLSVIGLAQSGNSLIGPNQDNLVDAINSLEPTTSLLMKYEPSYTCMLLGAKWFLDNGGHEQVGGNGRSIVLDSGLNLGDDPYRYPDNLPIVAAKGGPGGQPGCGSLPDVSKQFPVRQLITNTGWGTGVDWRPNPGIGHPWFANFFPATKAVPEPPRIRGEGPPAIGPVPYPGAPPYEPLPPPPVTVPSVAPIEEGPQP; from the coding sequence ATGGACACCAGGCCCGGGCAACACCGCATTCCGCCTGCGCTATGGGCGCTGATCCTAATGGTCACGATCCTGGCCCTGGTGCTGATGACGGCTCTGCTGTTCACCGGGAAGTTCAACTCGGTTGTGCCGGTGACGGTCACCGCGGAACGCTCCGGGCTGGTCATGGAGTCGGGCGCCAAGGTCAGAATGCGCGGCGTCAAGGTTGGTCGCGTCGCCGGTGTCGAGGGCACCGACCCAGTCCGGTTGAAACTGGAACTCCTCCCCGAGATGACGGCTTTCATCCCCGCCAATGTGCAGGCGGAGATACAGGCGACCACGGCGTTCGGCGCGAAGTACGTGGATCTGATCTACCCGGCCGATCCCAGTGCGGATCGGATCGGGGCAGGCGCGGTGGTGGTTTCGCGCAACGTCACTGCCGAGGTGAACACGGTGTTTCAGAACCTCGTTGAGGTCCTTCACCGGGTCGATCCGCCGAAGTTGAACGCCACGTTGACAGCGTTGGCCGAAGGGGTGCGCGGGCAGGGGCAACGCATGGGTGAGGCGACGACGGCAGCCAACACGGTTCTGCGCGAGCTCAACCCGCGGATGCAGACCGCGCAGGAGGACTGGCGTGCTGTGCGGGAGTTCGGTGACACGTACAACGCTGCGGCCGAGGACATCCTGGACGTCCTCGACGCTTCGAGCACTCTGAGCGAGACCGTCACGCGCAATGCCTCGGAGATCGATACGTTGCTGCTCAGCGTCATTGGACTCGCCCAATCCGGGAACAGTCTCATCGGTCCGAATCAGGACAACCTGGTGGATGCGATCAACAGCCTGGAGCCGACCACATCGCTGCTGATGAAGTATGAGCCCAGTTACACGTGCATGCTGTTGGGGGCCAAGTGGTTCCTCGACAACGGTGGGCACGAGCAGGTAGGCGGCAACGGCCGAAGCATCGTGCTTGACAGCGGGCTCAATCTGGGCGATGACCCATACCGGTATCCCGACAATCTCCCGATCGTCGCCGCCAAGGGCGGGCCGGGTGGACAACCAGGCTGCGGGTCACTGCCCGATGTCTCCAAGCAGTTCCCCGTGCGGCAGTTGATCACCAACACGGGCTGGGGAACGGGCGTGGACTGGCGACCCAACCCGGGCATCGGTCACCCGTGGTTTGCGAACTTCTTCCCCGCCACCAAGGCTGTGCCCGAACCGCCTCGTATTCGCGGTGAGGGTCCGCCGGCGATCGGACCGGTGCCATACCCGGGTGCGCCACCATATGAACCCCTGCCGCCGCCACCCGTGACAGTTCCGAGCGTGGCTCCAATCGAGGAGGGCCCACAGCCGTGA
- a CDS encoding ABC transporter permease → MVNLIRGCGRGWNQIGLQAEFYFRTLHSIGDAALHYRKEVLRLIAQMGLGVGALAIIGGTVAIVGFLTLSTGAVIAVQGYNQFANIGVEALTGFASAFLNVRIIAPGTTAIALSATIGAGATAQLGAMRINEEIDALEVIGMRSIAYLASTRVIAGVIVVIPLYCVGVAMSFTAARVGTTAIYGQSTGVYDHYFNTFLNPTDLIWSFVQSITMATVIMLVHTYYGYNATGGPAGVGEAVGRAVRASLVVAAFVVTAMSLAVYGQSGNFNLAG, encoded by the coding sequence GTGGTCAACCTGATCCGTGGCTGCGGCCGGGGGTGGAATCAGATCGGGCTGCAGGCCGAGTTCTACTTCAGGACACTGCATTCAATCGGTGACGCCGCACTGCACTATCGCAAAGAGGTGCTCCGGCTCATCGCGCAGATGGGACTGGGTGTTGGGGCGCTGGCGATCATCGGCGGCACCGTCGCCATCGTCGGCTTCCTGACGCTGTCCACCGGTGCCGTCATCGCCGTCCAGGGATACAACCAGTTCGCCAACATCGGCGTGGAGGCCCTCACCGGATTCGCGTCCGCCTTCCTCAATGTGCGCATCATCGCGCCAGGGACCACGGCGATCGCGCTGTCAGCCACCATCGGTGCCGGCGCGACCGCACAGTTGGGTGCAATGCGAATCAACGAGGAGATCGACGCGCTCGAGGTCATCGGCATGCGCAGCATCGCCTACCTCGCGTCGACCCGGGTGATCGCCGGGGTCATCGTGGTCATCCCGCTGTACTGTGTCGGCGTCGCAATGTCCTTCACCGCGGCACGGGTTGGCACAACGGCGATCTACGGTCAGTCCACCGGCGTGTACGACCACTACTTCAACACGTTCCTGAACCCCACCGACCTCATCTGGTCGTTCGTTCAGTCGATCACCATGGCCACCGTCATCATGCTCGTCCACACCTACTACGGCTACAACGCGACGGGCGGCCCTGCCGGAGTGGGGGAGGCGGTCGGTCGAGCGGTGCGTGCATCGCTGGTCGTGGCGGCGTTCGTGGTGACGGCGATGTCGCTCGCCGTCTACGGCCAGTCCGGCAACTTCAACCTGGCGGGATGA
- a CDS encoding ABC transporter permease, which yields MSLDTFVQIFRGPFAWREYLIQTWFVARVSLLPALMLTIPYSVLLVFTLNILLIEFGAADLSGTGAALGTVTQIGPLATVLVISGAGATAMCADLGARTIREELDALRVMGINPIQALVVPRVLAATTVATVLASTVILVGLVGAFFFCVYVQHVSPGDFVAGFTLLTGVTDIVIALIKGAIFGMVAGLIACYKGISVGGGPAGVGNAVNETVVFTFMALFAINIIVTAVGVQATL from the coding sequence ATGTCGCTGGACACCTTCGTACAGATCTTTCGGGGACCGTTCGCGTGGCGCGAGTATCTGATCCAAACGTGGTTCGTCGCGCGGGTGTCGTTGCTTCCCGCGTTGATGCTCACCATCCCCTACTCCGTGCTGCTGGTCTTCACGCTGAACATCCTCCTGATCGAGTTCGGCGCGGCCGACCTATCCGGCACTGGCGCGGCACTGGGAACGGTGACTCAAATCGGCCCGTTGGCAACGGTTCTCGTCATATCCGGTGCCGGAGCGACAGCAATGTGCGCTGATCTCGGAGCACGCACTATCCGGGAGGAGTTGGACGCGCTGCGGGTCATGGGGATCAACCCGATCCAGGCCCTGGTGGTCCCACGAGTTCTGGCGGCGACCACGGTCGCCACGGTCCTGGCCTCCACGGTGATCCTGGTGGGTCTGGTCGGCGCGTTCTTCTTCTGTGTCTACGTCCAGCACGTCTCGCCCGGCGACTTCGTCGCGGGCTTCACGCTCTTGACGGGTGTGACCGACATCGTCATCGCGCTCATCAAGGGGGCCATCTTCGGGATGGTGGCGGGCCTCATCGCCTGTTACAAGGGCATATCCGTCGGCGGTGGGCCGGCTGGTGTGGGCAACGCGGTCAACGAGACGGTCGTGTTCACGTTCATGGCGCTCTTCGCGATCAACATCATTGTGACCGCCGTCGGTGTGCAGGCCACGCTGTGA
- the pdhA gene encoding pyruvate dehydrogenase (acetyl-transferring) E1 component subunit alpha — MFNPDEFVQLVTESGERQSHPVFSPFVDDIDVAALRRLYEDLVVVRRIDAEATALQRQGELALWAPCLGQEAAQVGSARALGAEDFVFASYREHGVAYCRGVDPTHMLRFWRGSTHSGWNPFDYRMTTPAIIVGSQALHATGYAMGIALDGADGAAITYFGDGATSQGDISEALGFAASFSAPVVFFCQNNQWAISEPVRLQSPTALAHRGPGFGVPAVRVDGNDVLAVMATTRAALERARRGDGPTLIEAVTYRMGPHTTSDDPTRYRPADLDELWRQRDPLDRIFRLLDAHRAIDDDYLAAVTQRADDTAAALRRGCLETVEPTALSMFDNVYAEPHPLVDDERRQFTSYLATLEGTPQ, encoded by the coding sequence GTGTTCAACCCTGATGAGTTCGTCCAACTGGTCACCGAAAGTGGTGAGAGACAGAGCCATCCGGTGTTCTCGCCGTTCGTCGACGATATCGACGTCGCCGCGCTGCGCCGCCTGTATGAGGACCTCGTCGTCGTCAGGCGCATCGATGCCGAGGCGACGGCCCTGCAGCGGCAGGGCGAACTCGCGTTGTGGGCGCCGTGCCTCGGGCAGGAGGCCGCGCAGGTCGGTTCGGCCCGAGCGCTTGGCGCCGAGGACTTCGTCTTCGCCAGCTACCGCGAACACGGTGTCGCCTATTGCCGCGGCGTCGACCCCACACACATGCTCAGGTTCTGGCGCGGCTCCACCCACTCTGGCTGGAATCCGTTCGACTACCGAATGACCACCCCGGCGATCATCGTCGGATCGCAGGCCTTGCACGCCACCGGATACGCAATGGGCATTGCGCTTGACGGTGCCGATGGCGCGGCGATCACCTACTTCGGCGACGGCGCGACGAGCCAGGGCGACATCTCCGAGGCACTGGGATTCGCTGCGAGCTTCTCCGCGCCCGTGGTGTTCTTCTGCCAGAACAATCAGTGGGCGATATCCGAACCGGTGCGGCTGCAGTCACCGACCGCCCTGGCCCACCGCGGACCCGGGTTCGGCGTCCCCGCGGTACGCGTCGACGGCAACGACGTGCTCGCCGTGATGGCCACGACACGGGCCGCACTCGAACGCGCTCGCAGGGGAGACGGTCCAACCCTCATCGAGGCCGTCACCTACCGGATGGGGCCGCACACCACCTCCGATGATCCCACCAGATACCGGCCGGCGGACCTGGATGAGCTGTGGAGACAACGTGATCCACTGGATCGGATCTTCAGACTGCTCGACGCGCATCGGGCGATCGACGACGACTACCTCGCCGCGGTGACACAGCGCGCCGATGACACCGCCGCTGCGCTGCGCCGGGGCTGCCTGGAGACGGTCGAACCCACCGCGCTGTCGATGTTCGACAACGTCTACGCCGAGCCCCATCCCCTGGTCGACGACGAGCGTCGCCAGTTCACGTCCTACCTCGCCACGCTGGAGGGAACCCCGCAGTGA
- a CDS encoding alpha-ketoacid dehydrogenase subunit beta — MGKAINAGLQRALKGDPKVVLMGEDIGKLGGVFRITDGLQEEFGPHRVIDTPLAESGIIGTAIGLAIRGYRPVCEIQFDGFIYPAFDQIVCQVAKLHYRTGGNVKMPITIRVPYGGGIGAIEHHSESPEGYFAATAGLRVVTCSNASDAYTMIQQAIASDDPVLFFEPKRRYWQKGPVETNVDAYPLHRARVLTDGTDATLLTYGPLVPTALQAAQVAAQDGISLEVIDLRSISPLDIDTIAESVERTGRLVIVHEAPVFLGIGAEIATRITERCFHHLEAPVARVGGFSLPYPPAKLETHYLPDVDRILDAVDSTLGS; from the coding sequence CTGGGAAAGGCCATCAACGCCGGCCTGCAACGCGCGCTGAAAGGTGATCCGAAGGTTGTGCTGATGGGCGAGGACATCGGCAAGCTCGGTGGTGTCTTCCGCATAACCGATGGACTACAGGAGGAGTTCGGCCCGCACCGGGTGATCGACACTCCGCTAGCCGAGTCCGGGATCATCGGCACCGCAATTGGACTGGCGATCAGGGGCTACCGTCCGGTCTGCGAGATCCAGTTCGACGGCTTCATCTACCCCGCCTTCGACCAGATCGTCTGTCAGGTCGCCAAACTGCACTACCGGACCGGCGGGAATGTGAAGATGCCCATCACCATTCGGGTCCCCTACGGCGGTGGCATCGGCGCGATCGAGCACCATTCCGAGTCACCCGAGGGCTACTTCGCGGCCACGGCGGGCTTGCGGGTGGTCACCTGCAGCAACGCCTCTGACGCGTACACGATGATCCAGCAGGCAATCGCCTCCGACGACCCGGTGCTGTTCTTCGAGCCCAAGCGGCGGTACTGGCAGAAAGGACCCGTCGAGACCAACGTCGACGCCTATCCCCTGCACAGGGCCAGGGTGCTCACCGACGGAACCGACGCCACGTTGCTGACCTACGGCCCGTTGGTCCCGACTGCACTGCAGGCGGCGCAGGTCGCAGCACAGGACGGCATCAGCCTCGAGGTGATCGACCTCCGCTCCATCTCGCCCCTGGACATCGACACCATCGCCGAATCCGTCGAGCGCACAGGGCGTCTCGTCATCGTCCATGAGGCGCCGGTGTTCCTGGGCATCGGCGCCGAGATCGCCACCCGGATCACCGAGCGGTGTTTCCATCATCTCGAGGCCCCGGTGGCCCGGGTGGGCGGATTCAGCCTGCCCTACCCGCCGGCCAAGCTCGAAACGCACTACCTGCCTGACGTCGACCGCATCCTCGACGCCGTGGACTCCACCCTCGGCTCGTGA
- a CDS encoding dihydrolipoamide acetyltransferase family protein — protein MPTVKTFLLPDLGEGLTEAQLLTWSVRVGDTVALNQIIAEVETAKAMVELPSPFAGTVVALHAEEGATIDVGNPFIDIEVPEPAEGGERVPVLVGYGVAEESPRRHRRSLTPATAAVPRPGRVLASPPVRFIARQRGIDLANIEPTGRRGEVTRADIEGFLRTPDTGSLTRQEDRTPIKGVRKHTAQAMVRSAFTAPHVTIFVDVDVTPTMELLERLRATEHFSGVRLTPLAFVAKALLVALRTNPDLNTFWDEDAQEIVTKRYVNLGIAAATPRGLMVPNIKDAHTLGLRELAVALSELTSTAKAGKTQPAALSEGTITITNIGVFGIDSGTPILNPDEAAILCFGSIRTRPWEHRGDIALRSITTLSLAFDHRLVDGEQGSKFLAAVADILADPMTLIALV, from the coding sequence ATGCCCACCGTTAAGACCTTCCTGCTGCCGGACCTCGGCGAGGGACTCACCGAGGCGCAACTGCTCACCTGGTCCGTCCGGGTTGGCGACACCGTCGCACTGAATCAGATCATCGCCGAGGTCGAAACGGCGAAGGCGATGGTGGAACTGCCTTCGCCGTTCGCCGGAACGGTCGTCGCACTGCATGCCGAGGAGGGCGCCACCATCGACGTCGGCAACCCGTTCATCGACATCGAGGTGCCCGAACCAGCAGAGGGCGGCGAACGCGTGCCGGTTCTGGTCGGCTACGGCGTCGCCGAGGAAAGCCCCCGGCGTCACCGGCGGTCCCTGACTCCCGCCACTGCCGCCGTGCCCAGACCCGGACGGGTGCTGGCCTCACCGCCGGTGCGATTCATCGCGCGACAGCGCGGTATCGACCTCGCCAACATCGAGCCGACCGGCAGGCGAGGCGAGGTGACGCGGGCCGATATCGAGGGATTCCTGCGCACTCCGGACACCGGATCACTCACGCGCCAAGAGGATCGGACCCCGATCAAGGGAGTGCGTAAGCACACCGCCCAGGCGATGGTTCGCAGCGCGTTCACCGCTCCGCACGTCACCATCTTCGTCGATGTCGACGTGACGCCGACCATGGAGCTGCTGGAACGGCTGCGCGCCACCGAGCACTTCTCGGGCGTCCGGCTGACACCACTGGCGTTCGTGGCCAAGGCGTTGCTCGTCGCACTGCGAACCAATCCGGACCTGAACACGTTCTGGGACGAGGACGCCCAGGAGATCGTCACCAAACGCTATGTGAATCTGGGGATTGCGGCCGCAACCCCGCGCGGACTGATGGTGCCCAACATCAAGGATGCCCACACCCTGGGCCTGCGTGAGCTGGCGGTCGCCCTGTCCGAACTCACCTCCACGGCCAAGGCCGGCAAGACGCAACCCGCCGCACTTTCCGAGGGAACCATCACGATAACCAACATCGGGGTGTTCGGGATCGACTCGGGCACACCGATACTCAACCCGGACGAGGCGGCGATCCTGTGTTTCGGTTCCATTCGAACACGCCCGTGGGAGCACCGGGGCGACATTGCCCTTCGCTCAATCACGACGTTGAGCCTGGCCTTCGACCACCGCCTGGTCGACGGTGAACAGGGCTCGAAATTCCTTGCCGCCGTTGCTGACATCCTGGCCGATCCGATGACGCTGATCGCGCTGGTCTGA
- the lpdA gene encoding dihydrolipoyl dehydrogenase has product MTDNPDVLILGGGSGGYACALRAAQLGKTVTLIEQDKVGGTCLHRGCIPTKALTHAAAVADTVSNAASIGIGATLGQIDLDAVHRYQGEVVERLFQGLQGLIRHRGVEVVTGTGRYGGGTTIVVGDRSITGAQLVLATGSRVSMPPGLEVGGRILTSDEALTFPDLPGRVIILGGGVIGVEFASIWASLGADVTIVEALPRLVSAEDDWSSRQLTRAFRKRGITIKTDTRFVTAVDNGADVSVTVESGETVQADLLLVAVGRRPRTDGIGLAEGGVDIDERGFIRVDEHLRTSVPDVYAVGDIVAGPQLAHRGFGHGVFVAETIAGRNPIARDDVEIPRVAYCAPEVASVGLTETQARERYSDIETVVYDFAGNGRSQIIGTGGGIKVIRVSDGPVVGIHMVGEGVGELVGEAQLIVSWGAHPEDVGGLIHAHPTQNEAMGEAHLALSGQPLHTHN; this is encoded by the coding sequence ATGACAGATAACCCCGACGTCCTGATCCTCGGCGGCGGTTCGGGCGGATACGCCTGCGCCCTGCGCGCCGCGCAGCTCGGCAAGACCGTCACACTGATCGAGCAGGACAAAGTCGGTGGCACGTGCCTGCACCGGGGTTGCATACCCACCAAGGCGCTGACACACGCCGCGGCGGTTGCCGACACGGTCTCGAACGCGGCCTCCATCGGGATCGGCGCAACGCTCGGGCAGATCGACCTCGACGCCGTGCACCGATACCAGGGCGAGGTCGTGGAGCGCCTGTTCCAGGGTCTGCAGGGGCTCATCCGACACCGCGGCGTCGAGGTCGTCACGGGCACCGGACGCTACGGCGGTGGCACCACCATCGTGGTCGGTGACCGCTCCATCACCGGTGCACAGTTGGTGCTGGCCACCGGATCCCGAGTCAGCATGCCGCCCGGACTGGAGGTGGGCGGCCGCATCCTCACCAGCGATGAGGCACTGACGTTTCCCGACCTGCCGGGGCGGGTCATCATCCTCGGCGGCGGTGTCATCGGCGTTGAGTTCGCCAGCATCTGGGCCTCCCTGGGTGCCGACGTCACCATCGTCGAGGCGCTGCCCCGCCTGGTGTCGGCTGAGGATGACTGGTCCTCCAGACAACTCACCCGCGCATTCCGCAAGCGCGGCATAACGATCAAGACCGACACCCGGTTCGTCACAGCGGTCGACAACGGCGCTGATGTCAGCGTCACGGTCGAATCCGGCGAGACCGTGCAGGCCGATCTGCTGCTCGTGGCTGTCGGTCGCCGTCCCCGCACCGATGGGATCGGGCTCGCCGAGGGCGGTGTCGACATCGACGAGCGCGGCTTCATCCGGGTCGACGAACACCTGCGCACGTCCGTCCCCGATGTCTACGCCGTCGGCGATATCGTCGCAGGCCCGCAACTCGCGCATCGCGGATTCGGGCACGGTGTCTTCGTGGCCGAGACGATCGCCGGCCGAAACCCCATTGCGCGCGACGATGTCGAGATCCCGCGTGTCGCGTACTGCGCGCCGGAGGTCGCCTCCGTCGGATTGACCGAAACCCAAGCCCGCGAACGGTATTCCGACATCGAGACGGTCGTCTATGACTTCGCCGGCAACGGCAGGAGCCAGATCATCGGTACAGGCGGCGGAATCAAGGTGATTCGCGTGTCCGACGGCCCCGTCGTCGGCATACACATGGTTGGTGAGGGGGTGGGTGAGCTCGTCGGCGAAGCGCAGCTGATCGTCAGCTGGGGGGCCCATCCCGAGGATGTCGGCGGCCTCATCCACGCACATCCGACCCAGAACGAGGCAATGGGCGAGGCCCACCTCGCACTGTCTGGCCAGCCCCTGCACACCCACAACTGA
- a CDS encoding Glu/Leu/Phe/Val dehydrogenase dimerization domain-containing protein — translation MTSTVTSSAVFDRPDAIPGLPHEQVIFCEDQETGLQAIIGIHSTAHGPALGGTRFYPYANHTEALTDVLRLSRGMTYKAAIAAVPLGGGKAVIVGDPERAKTPALLRAYGRYIDTLGGRYITAGDIGVSADDLDVIGETTRHVVGRTSESGGSGNSGPTTALGVYQAMRAAATIVWGEPALTGRRVGVEGVGKVGSELIALLLAEGAHVTAADVNPAALADVAARLPGVTVTDHILGEQIDVYAPCALGGTLSTDSVSHLSAAIVCGGANNQLQTPDVDQQLHDRGVVWVPDYVANSGGLIQVAGELASADSGWVRDKVEGIYGTVLAILDRSRSESLGPGTIADRIAEGRLSDARAGQFD, via the coding sequence ATGACATCGACCGTCACCAGCAGCGCCGTGTTCGATCGGCCCGACGCCATCCCGGGCCTTCCACACGAGCAGGTGATCTTCTGCGAGGACCAGGAGACCGGGCTGCAGGCCATCATCGGTATCCACTCGACAGCCCACGGGCCCGCCCTCGGCGGTACTCGGTTCTACCCCTACGCCAACCACACCGAAGCGCTCACCGACGTTCTTCGGCTGTCGCGTGGGATGACCTATAAGGCGGCCATTGCCGCGGTGCCGCTCGGCGGCGGCAAGGCGGTCATCGTCGGCGACCCCGAGCGGGCGAAAACCCCTGCGCTGCTGCGGGCTTACGGCCGATACATCGACACCCTCGGTGGCCGGTACATCACCGCCGGGGATATCGGCGTGAGCGCCGACGACCTCGATGTGATCGGGGAGACGACCAGGCACGTGGTGGGACGCACGTCAGAGTCCGGCGGATCGGGTAACAGCGGTCCGACAACGGCGCTGGGCGTCTATCAGGCCATGCGGGCAGCCGCCACGATCGTGTGGGGTGAGCCGGCGCTGACAGGGCGCCGGGTCGGCGTGGAGGGCGTCGGAAAGGTCGGATCGGAGCTGATCGCACTACTACTGGCCGAGGGCGCCCACGTCACCGCCGCCGACGTGAACCCGGCAGCGCTGGCCGACGTCGCCGCGCGGCTGCCCGGTGTCACCGTCACCGACCACATCCTCGGCGAGCAGATCGACGTCTACGCACCATGCGCGCTCGGCGGCACGCTGAGCACCGACTCCGTTTCCCACCTGAGCGCCGCGATCGTCTGCGGCGGCGCCAACAACCAGTTGCAGACACCCGATGTCGATCAGCAGTTGCACGACCGCGGGGTGGTGTGGGTCCCCGATTACGTCGCCAACTCCGGTGGACTCATCCAGGTCGCAGGCGAACTCGCCTCCGCAGACAGTGGCTGGGTACGCGACAAGGTCGAGGGAATCTACGGCACAGTCCTGGCGATTCTCGACCGTTCGCGATCCGAGTCGCTCGGTCCCGGCACTATCGCCGACCGCATCGCCGAGGGTCGGCTGTCCGACGCGCGAGCTGGCCAGTTCGACTGA